The following are from one region of the Oryzias melastigma strain HK-1 linkage group LG22, ASM292280v2, whole genome shotgun sequence genome:
- the fosaa gene encoding proto-oncogene c-Fos isoform X1 — MVQSRFIHKIQAEHKRRGLHSSHSVTRYTPGEKTSLSQPKRTSGVIFVQRGIVFVFLFVCCFFPLLPPACVMYNNLTPDMDAAPSSLRTESPVGTLCQKTPEEASSPASSESNAQEVCQDAPQDTAFVPTVTAISSTPDFQWMVQPTIITSVSLSLGRKQANEPQSSRQATPKAGGNKGKNAARKGKAEQLSPEEEEKKRIRRERNKMAAAKCRNRRRELTDTLQAETDKLEEEKTALEAEIANLLKEKERLEFVLASHKPVCQMPEELESIFQEPAGSLELLPSPDEDRLPGDDIQEAPSLPDLDFPNDPSTAISGNSNILLCASAEINICDLEPSLDIKDGLLDNMLPSLEEKASTETARSVPDIDLSNSLGVSDWETLYKSVSSDLEPLSTPVVTSTPTRSSYLSVFTFACPELDSLAEGLDNLKGAGSKAESVDILNSPTLLAL, encoded by the exons ATGGTACAGTCTCGGTTCATTCATAAAATTCAAGCGGAGCATAAAAGGAGGGGCTTGCATTCTAGTCATTCAGTAACCAGGTATACACCTGGAGAAAAGACCTCACTCTCTCAACCCAAACGGACGTCCGGCGTCATATTTGTCCAGCGTGgtattgtttttgtctttttgtttgtttgttgtttttttcccctcctcccCCCTGCATGCGTGATGTATAATAATCTAACGCCTGATATGGATGCAGCCCCCTCCAGCTTGCGGACAGAGTCTCCAGTCGGGACACTCTGCCAGAAAACGCCAGAAGAGGCCAGCTCTCCAGCTTCATCCGAGAGCAACGCGCAG GAGGTTTGCCAAGACGCCCCTCAAGACACTGCATTTGTCCCTACAGTCACAGCAATATCGTCTACCCCAGATTTCCAGTGGATGGTCCAGCCTACGATTATTACTTCTGTCTCCCTGTCTCTGGGTAGGAAGCAAGCCAATGAACCGCAAAGCTCTCGCCAGGCAACACCCAAAGCAGGCGGGAATAAGGGAAAAAATGCTGCCAGGAAGGGGAAAGCAGAGCAG CTTTCcccagaagaggaggagaaaaaaaggataagAAGGGAGAGGAATAAAATGGCTGCAGCAAAGTGTCGCAACAGAAGGAGAGAGCTCACAGACACACTTCAAGCT GAGACGGACaagctggaggaggaaaaaacagcCCTGGAGGCAGAAATAGCCAATCTGCTCAAAGAGAAAGAGCGCCTTGAGTTTGTCCTTGCTTCACATAAACCAGTTTGCCAGATGCCAGAAGAGCTCGAGTCCATTTTTCAGGAGCCAGCAGGGTCCTTGGAGCTACTGCCCAGTCCAGATGAGGACAGACTTCCAGGGGACGACATCCAGGAAGCACCCTCACTCCCAGACTTGGACTTCCCCAACGATCCATCCACAGCTATCTCTGGGAACTCTAACATCTTACTGTGTGCCAGCGCCGAGATCAACATCTGCGATCTTGAGCCGTCTCTGGACATTAAGGATGGACTTCTGGACAACATGTTACCCAGTTTGGAGGAGAAAGCCTCCACGGAGACGGCTCGATCAGTGCCAGACATAGATTTGAGCAATTCTCTAGGGGTGTCGGACTGGGAGACCCTGTATAAGTCCGTTTCCAGTGACCTGGAGCCTCTCAGCACCCCTGTAGTGACGTCTACTCCCACCCGCAGTAGCTACCTGTCTGTGTTCACCTTTGCCTGTCCCGAGCTGGACTCTCTGGCAGAGGGACTGGACAATCTCAAAGGTGCAGGAAGCAAGGCCGAATCCGTAGACATACTCAACTCCCCAACTCTTCTGGCCTTATAA
- the fosaa gene encoding proto-oncogene c-Fos isoform X2 yields MVQSRFIHKIQAEHKRRGLHSSHSVTRYTPGEKTSLSQPKRTSGVIFVQRAPSSLRTESPVGTLCQKTPEEASSPASSESNAQEVCQDAPQDTAFVPTVTAISSTPDFQWMVQPTIITSVSLSLGRKQANEPQSSRQATPKAGGNKGKNAARKGKAEQLSPEEEEKKRIRRERNKMAAAKCRNRRRELTDTLQAETDKLEEEKTALEAEIANLLKEKERLEFVLASHKPVCQMPEELESIFQEPAGSLELLPSPDEDRLPGDDIQEAPSLPDLDFPNDPSTAISGNSNILLCASAEINICDLEPSLDIKDGLLDNMLPSLEEKASTETARSVPDIDLSNSLGVSDWETLYKSVSSDLEPLSTPVVTSTPTRSSYLSVFTFACPELDSLAEGLDNLKGAGSKAESVDILNSPTLLAL; encoded by the exons ATGGTACAGTCTCGGTTCATTCATAAAATTCAAGCGGAGCATAAAAGGAGGGGCTTGCATTCTAGTCATTCAGTAACCAGGTATACACCTGGAGAAAAGACCTCACTCTCTCAACCCAAACGGACGTCCGGCGTCATATTTGTCCAGCGTG CCCCCTCCAGCTTGCGGACAGAGTCTCCAGTCGGGACACTCTGCCAGAAAACGCCAGAAGAGGCCAGCTCTCCAGCTTCATCCGAGAGCAACGCGCAG GAGGTTTGCCAAGACGCCCCTCAAGACACTGCATTTGTCCCTACAGTCACAGCAATATCGTCTACCCCAGATTTCCAGTGGATGGTCCAGCCTACGATTATTACTTCTGTCTCCCTGTCTCTGGGTAGGAAGCAAGCCAATGAACCGCAAAGCTCTCGCCAGGCAACACCCAAAGCAGGCGGGAATAAGGGAAAAAATGCTGCCAGGAAGGGGAAAGCAGAGCAG CTTTCcccagaagaggaggagaaaaaaaggataagAAGGGAGAGGAATAAAATGGCTGCAGCAAAGTGTCGCAACAGAAGGAGAGAGCTCACAGACACACTTCAAGCT GAGACGGACaagctggaggaggaaaaaacagcCCTGGAGGCAGAAATAGCCAATCTGCTCAAAGAGAAAGAGCGCCTTGAGTTTGTCCTTGCTTCACATAAACCAGTTTGCCAGATGCCAGAAGAGCTCGAGTCCATTTTTCAGGAGCCAGCAGGGTCCTTGGAGCTACTGCCCAGTCCAGATGAGGACAGACTTCCAGGGGACGACATCCAGGAAGCACCCTCACTCCCAGACTTGGACTTCCCCAACGATCCATCCACAGCTATCTCTGGGAACTCTAACATCTTACTGTGTGCCAGCGCCGAGATCAACATCTGCGATCTTGAGCCGTCTCTGGACATTAAGGATGGACTTCTGGACAACATGTTACCCAGTTTGGAGGAGAAAGCCTCCACGGAGACGGCTCGATCAGTGCCAGACATAGATTTGAGCAATTCTCTAGGGGTGTCGGACTGGGAGACCCTGTATAAGTCCGTTTCCAGTGACCTGGAGCCTCTCAGCACCCCTGTAGTGACGTCTACTCCCACCCGCAGTAGCTACCTGTCTGTGTTCACCTTTGCCTGTCCCGAGCTGGACTCTCTGGCAGAGGGACTGGACAATCTCAAAGGTGCAGGAAGCAAGGCCGAATCCGTAGACATACTCAACTCCCCAACTCTTCTGGCCTTATAA
- the fosaa gene encoding proto-oncogene c-Fos isoform X3, with protein sequence MQPPPACGQSLQSGHSARKRQKRPALQLHPRATRRKQANEPQSSRQATPKAGGNKGKNAARKGKAEQLSPEEEEKKRIRRERNKMAAAKCRNRRRELTDTLQAETDKLEEEKTALEAEIANLLKEKERLEFVLASHKPVCQMPEELESIFQEPAGSLELLPSPDEDRLPGDDIQEAPSLPDLDFPNDPSTAISGNSNILLCASAEINICDLEPSLDIKDGLLDNMLPSLEEKASTETARSVPDIDLSNSLGVSDWETLYKSVSSDLEPLSTPVVTSTPTRSSYLSVFTFACPELDSLAEGLDNLKGAGSKAESVDILNSPTLLAL encoded by the exons ATGCAGCCCCCTCCAGCTTGCGGACAGAGTCTCCAGTCGGGACACTCTGCCAGAAAACGCCAGAAGAGGCCAGCTCTCCAGCTTCATCCGAGAGCAACGCGCAG GAAGCAAGCCAATGAACCGCAAAGCTCTCGCCAGGCAACACCCAAAGCAGGCGGGAATAAGGGAAAAAATGCTGCCAGGAAGGGGAAAGCAGAGCAG CTTTCcccagaagaggaggagaaaaaaaggataagAAGGGAGAGGAATAAAATGGCTGCAGCAAAGTGTCGCAACAGAAGGAGAGAGCTCACAGACACACTTCAAGCT GAGACGGACaagctggaggaggaaaaaacagcCCTGGAGGCAGAAATAGCCAATCTGCTCAAAGAGAAAGAGCGCCTTGAGTTTGTCCTTGCTTCACATAAACCAGTTTGCCAGATGCCAGAAGAGCTCGAGTCCATTTTTCAGGAGCCAGCAGGGTCCTTGGAGCTACTGCCCAGTCCAGATGAGGACAGACTTCCAGGGGACGACATCCAGGAAGCACCCTCACTCCCAGACTTGGACTTCCCCAACGATCCATCCACAGCTATCTCTGGGAACTCTAACATCTTACTGTGTGCCAGCGCCGAGATCAACATCTGCGATCTTGAGCCGTCTCTGGACATTAAGGATGGACTTCTGGACAACATGTTACCCAGTTTGGAGGAGAAAGCCTCCACGGAGACGGCTCGATCAGTGCCAGACATAGATTTGAGCAATTCTCTAGGGGTGTCGGACTGGGAGACCCTGTATAAGTCCGTTTCCAGTGACCTGGAGCCTCTCAGCACCCCTGTAGTGACGTCTACTCCCACCCGCAGTAGCTACCTGTCTGTGTTCACCTTTGCCTGTCCCGAGCTGGACTCTCTGGCAGAGGGACTGGACAATCTCAAAGGTGCAGGAAGCAAGGCCGAATCCGTAGACATACTCAACTCCCCAACTCTTCTGGCCTTATAA
- the jdp2a gene encoding jun dimerization protein 2 isoform X1 — protein sequence MQRFPLFRIYSRPSAEQKKGHLLHLGSKSAAVKTEPDVMPGQIPDPSVTAGSLPSLGPLAGISATTLTDKLKIGDFQELGTMLSPLHFLDSLGKRPLIIKTEKDEEEERRKRRREKNKVAAARCRNKKKERTDYLQKESERLEMLNSDLKAQIEELKNERQQLILMLNRHRPTCIVRTDSVKTPESEANPLLQQLETK from the exons ATGCAACGATTTCCACTTTTCAGGATTTACTCTCGACCCTCGGCTGAGCAGAAGAAAGGACATTTGTTGCACCTGGGATCAAAGTCAG CTGCGGTGAAGACCGAGCCTGACGTGATGCCAGGACAAATCCCAGATCCGTCTGTAACAGCAGGTTCCCTGCCCAGCCTGGGCCCGCTGGCCGGGATCTCTGCCACAACGCTGACTGACAAGCTCAAAATCGGTGACTTCCAGGAGCTTGGGACGATGCTGTCACCCCTCCACTTCCTGGACAGCCTGGGAAAGAGGCCGCTAATCATTAAAACGGAG aaagatgaagaagaagagaggAGAAAGCGAAGGCGAGAGAAGAACAAAGTGGCTGCTGCTCGATGtcggaacaaaaaaaaagaacgaacAGATTACCTTCAGAAG GAGTCAGAAAGATTGGAGATGTTAAACTCTGACCTGAAAGCTCAGATTGAGGAGCTGAAGAACGAGCGACAGCAGCTGATCCTCATGCTCAACCGTCATCGGCCCACATGCATTGTGAGGACAGACAGCGTTAAAACCCCGGAGAGCGAGGCGAACCCCCTGCTGCAACAGCTGGAGACAAAGTGA
- the jdp2a gene encoding jun dimerization protein 2 isoform X2 — protein MDRCGGKAELPAVKTEPDVMPGQIPDPSVTAGSLPSLGPLAGISATTLTDKLKIGDFQELGTMLSPLHFLDSLGKRPLIIKTEKDEEEERRKRRREKNKVAAARCRNKKKERTDYLQKESERLEMLNSDLKAQIEELKNERQQLILMLNRHRPTCIVRTDSVKTPESEANPLLQQLETK, from the exons ATGGATCGTTGTGGTGGAAAAGCGGAGTTAC CTGCGGTGAAGACCGAGCCTGACGTGATGCCAGGACAAATCCCAGATCCGTCTGTAACAGCAGGTTCCCTGCCCAGCCTGGGCCCGCTGGCCGGGATCTCTGCCACAACGCTGACTGACAAGCTCAAAATCGGTGACTTCCAGGAGCTTGGGACGATGCTGTCACCCCTCCACTTCCTGGACAGCCTGGGAAAGAGGCCGCTAATCATTAAAACGGAG aaagatgaagaagaagagaggAGAAAGCGAAGGCGAGAGAAGAACAAAGTGGCTGCTGCTCGATGtcggaacaaaaaaaaagaacgaacAGATTACCTTCAGAAG GAGTCAGAAAGATTGGAGATGTTAAACTCTGACCTGAAAGCTCAGATTGAGGAGCTGAAGAACGAGCGACAGCAGCTGATCCTCATGCTCAACCGTCATCGGCCCACATGCATTGTGAGGACAGACAGCGTTAAAACCCCGGAGAGCGAGGCGAACCCCCTGCTGCAACAGCTGGAGACAAAGTGA
- the jdp2a gene encoding jun dimerization protein 2 isoform X3 — translation MPGQIPDPSVTAGSLPSLGPLAGISATTLTDKLKIGDFQELGTMLSPLHFLDSLGKRPLIIKTEKDEEEERRKRRREKNKVAAARCRNKKKERTDYLQKESERLEMLNSDLKAQIEELKNERQQLILMLNRHRPTCIVRTDSVKTPESEANPLLQQLETK, via the exons ATGCCAGGACAAATCCCAGATCCGTCTGTAACAGCAGGTTCCCTGCCCAGCCTGGGCCCGCTGGCCGGGATCTCTGCCACAACGCTGACTGACAAGCTCAAAATCGGTGACTTCCAGGAGCTTGGGACGATGCTGTCACCCCTCCACTTCCTGGACAGCCTGGGAAAGAGGCCGCTAATCATTAAAACGGAG aaagatgaagaagaagagaggAGAAAGCGAAGGCGAGAGAAGAACAAAGTGGCTGCTGCTCGATGtcggaacaaaaaaaaagaacgaacAGATTACCTTCAGAAG GAGTCAGAAAGATTGGAGATGTTAAACTCTGACCTGAAAGCTCAGATTGAGGAGCTGAAGAACGAGCGACAGCAGCTGATCCTCATGCTCAACCGTCATCGGCCCACATGCATTGTGAGGACAGACAGCGTTAAAACCCCGGAGAGCGAGGCGAACCCCCTGCTGCAACAGCTGGAGACAAAGTGA
- the flvcr2a gene encoding feline leukemia virus subgroup C receptor-related protein 2, giving the protein MKETCQDVNDNSVNFEAKEPDRTVQQSNGIPNGACAGALPARLESRRWLILFLFTSYSLSNAYQWIQYGIINNIIMKFYGVDGFSVDWLSMVYMLVYIPFIFPVTWLLDVKGLRITALVANALNCAGTWIKVASARSDMFWVTMVGQLFSSVAQVFILGLPARIAGVWFGADEVSTACSIGVFGNQMGIAIGFLLPPILVPNVEDMNQLTYHIRVMFYISAGVATLIFVLVAIVFEERPENPPSLSQAQARSTCAHEYSYTSSIYRLLVNKPFMLLVISYGLNVGCFYAVSTLLNRMIIEHYPGEEVNAGRIGLTIVTAGMGGSLICGIWLDKTKTYKLTTLVVYVLSLVGMLVYAFTLSLGHLWVVFVTAGILGFFMTGYLPLGFEFAVELTYPESEGTSSGLLNCSAQIFGIIFTIGQGKIMDKWGTFGGNLFLCVFLLIGTIMTGFIKSDLRRQKANAQAEVLTESKITADEVEKAVAPSKNLEDNKSVK; this is encoded by the exons ATGAAGGAAACCTGTCAGGACGTGAATGATAATAGTGTCAACTTTGAAGCCAAAGAACCAGACAGAACTGTCCAGCAGAGTAACGGCATCCCAAACGGTGCGTGCGCCGGTGCGCTCCCGGCGCGTCTGGAGAGCCGGCGATGGCTGATTCTGTTCCTGTTCACTTCCTACTCTCTGAGCAACGCTTACCAGTGGATCCAGTACGGAATCATCAACAACATCATCATGAAGTTCTATGGAGTCGATGGCTTCTCTGTAGACTGGTTGTCCATGGTGTACATGCTCGTCTACATCCCCTTCATATTCCCGGTCACCTGGCTGCTGGATGTGAAGGGACTGCGCATCACGGCGCTGGTGGCAAATGCGCTCAATTGCGCCGGGACGTGGATCAAAGTGGCCAGTGCCAGAAGCGACATGTTTTGGGTGACCATGGTTGGACAGCTGTTCTCTTCAGTCGCCCAAGTCTTTATTCTGGGGTTGCCAGCGAGGATTGCGGGCGTCTGGTTTGGCGCAGATGAAGTTTCCACCGCCTGCTCCATTGGAGTTTTTGGCAATCAG ATGGGTATTGCCATTGGGTTCCTGCTTCCCCCCATCCTGGTGCCGAACGTGGAGGACATGAACCAGCTGACGTATCACATCAGGGTTATGTTCTACATCAGTGCAGGTGTAGCCACCCTCATCTTTGTCCTCGTTGCTATTG TGTTTGAAGAAAGACCAGAGAACCCTCCATCTCTTTCCCAGGCTCAGGCCAGGTCTACCTGCGCTCATGAATATTCCTACACATCATCCATCTACAGGTTGCTAGTCAACAAGCCCTTCATGCTCCTCGTGATCAGCTATG GGCTGAACGTCGGCTGCTTCTACGCCGTTTCCACTCTGTTAAACCGGATGATCATTGAACATTATCCT gGTGAGGAGGTGAACGCTGGGAGGATCGGCCTCACTATTGTCACTGCTGGGATGGGTGGCTCCCTTATCTGTGGCATTTGGCTGGACAAGACCAAAACTTACAA GCTAACCACCCTGGTTGTGTATGTGCTGTCCCTGGTTGGAATGCTGGTCTACGCCTTTACACTCAGTCTGGGTCACCTTTGGGTGGTGTTTGTCACTGCTGGAATCTTGGG cttcttcatGACAGGATATCTGCCTCTGGGTTTTGAATTTGCTGTTGAGCTCACTTATCCAGAATCTGAAGGGACATCCTCTGGACTACTGAATTGTTCAGCTCAG ATCTTTGGAATCATTTTTACCATCGGTCAAGGGAAGATCATGGACAAATGGGGAACTTTTGGCGGAAACCTTTTCCTCTGCGTCTTTCTTCTAATCGGAACAATCATGACAG GATTTATCAAGTCAGATCTTCGACGGCAGAAAGCCAATGCGCAGGCTGAGGTTCTCACTGAGAGC AAAATAACTGCAGATGAAGTGGAGAAAGCTGTTGCTCCATCTAAAAACCTGGAGGACAACAAGTCTGTGAAATGA
- the erg28 gene encoding ergosterol biosynthetic protein 28 homolog produces MSRFLNVLRSWLVMVSVIAMGNTVQSFRDHSFLSEKLYTGTPEFVNGLQARTFGIWTLLSSIIRCACAIDIQNRTLYHITLWTFVLALGHFLSEAFIYKTAPLTIGVMAPLIVASFSIIGMLIGFQCFPETQEEETARQKKRN; encoded by the exons ATGAGCCGCTTCCTGAACGTCTTGCGGAGCTGGTTAGTGATGGTGTCCGTCATCGCGATGGGAAACACGGTGCAAAGTTTTAGAGACCACAGCTTCTTATCAGAAAAACTCTACACGGGCACTCCAGAGTTTG TGAATGGCCTTCAAGCTCGCACTTTTGGAATATGGACTTTGCTGTCTTCGATCATCCGCTGTGCCTGTGCCATTGACATTCAGAACAGAAC GCTGTACCACATCACCTTATGGACGTTTGTGCTGGCATTGGGCCATTTTCTGTCCGAAGCCTTCATCTACAAAACTGCACCACTCACTATTGGAGTCATGGCTCCACTTATTGTTGCAA GTTTTTCTATCATCGGAATGCTCATTGGATTCCAGTGTTTTCCAGAGACTCAGGAGGAGGAGACGGCACGACAGAAGAAACGGAACTAG